The following are encoded in a window of Vibrio azureus genomic DNA:
- a CDS encoding phage protein, which produces MSKRISGLSFDVDIHDVLVHVEKATVSITDDSQAAKTRGVPDGHTDGAVSADVEYELDTKNFKHLLAAAKSAGSFRSIEPHDCLFYANTGGEELEIKVHGVKLMIDSLLDIDPSSSDKTKHKVKGVVTSPDFIHIDGTPYLSKEDTRDLLG; this is translated from the coding sequence ATGAGCAAACGAATTTCAGGGTTGAGTTTTGATGTCGACATTCATGACGTGTTGGTCCATGTCGAGAAAGCCACCGTATCCATCACCGATGACAGCCAAGCCGCCAAAACCCGAGGCGTGCCGGATGGCCATACCGATGGCGCCGTCAGTGCTGATGTCGAATACGAGCTTGATACTAAGAACTTTAAACACCTCTTGGCTGCGGCCAAAAGCGCGGGCAGCTTTCGCTCGATTGAGCCTCATGACTGCCTCTTTTACGCCAACACGGGCGGGGAAGAGCTGGAAATCAAAGTGCATGGGGTGAAATTGATGATTGATAGCTTGCTCGACATCGATCCCAGCTCGTCAGATAAAACCAAACACAAAGTCAAAGGGGTGGTGACCAGTCCGGACTTTATTCACATCGATGGGACGCCTTATTTGAGTAAGGAAGATACCCGCGATCTACTTGGCTAA
- a CDS encoding TraR/DksA C4-type zinc finger protein has translation MDVFDRASALEAQQNEVALANHFAKQAQGTPQVSASMCLECDRPIPEGRRQAMPGCQYCATCQTLMEKRNR, from the coding sequence ATGGATGTGTTTGACCGTGCCAGTGCGCTTGAAGCCCAACAGAATGAAGTGGCGCTGGCCAATCATTTCGCCAAACAAGCACAGGGGACACCGCAAGTCAGTGCCTCAATGTGTCTGGAATGCGATAGGCCAATCCCAGAAGGAAGACGTCAGGCCATGCCCGGCTGTCAATATTGCGCCACTTGCCAAACGTTAATGGAGAAACGAAACCGATGA